The following are encoded together in the Vigna unguiculata cultivar IT97K-499-35 chromosome 2, ASM411807v1, whole genome shotgun sequence genome:
- the LOC114174086 gene encoding uncharacterized protein LOC114174086, with product MKERNKGVEAYANDMDCYYYSSASELPCKKHPSSSSVGICAYCLKDRLVKLVCSDCGEQRLSSCSCSDEMTSHRNSCTVEVGSVGRVSFLIENEKNEKNETPVLQHLNPNKAKDKEEEVVVLRRSSSSCVEIKRHGGFWRIGKLFRKKKEKDCGRSVVGFDERNEMWMVDQGGVSRSRSLCSFRGGGLFGSEDGGDSVLSGARSSISAARSSGVNGGLMLESGRRSGYSEAEPRRSGFDGERRDFMFDYESGNDLNLKGGGKKMDGDAGFYGANRRVFSLRESDFKGMDESSFIDLKLDYSAESKHEFSAAKMSNLGDAFSSFRGANFMAHDGGLVGDGVLTNGGSCRITVNDRGIKRGRKSMKGWRWIFRYHSNWGSSRKRDEHFMFKA from the coding sequence ATGAAGGAGAGGAACAAAGGTGTGGAAGCTTACGCCAATGACATGGATTGCTACTACTACTCTTCCGCCTCTGAACTCCCATGTAAGAAAcacccttcttcttcttctgttgGTATATGTGCTTATTGTCTCAAGGACCGTTTGGTCAAGCTTGTGTGTTCTGACTGTGGAGAGCAAAGGCTTTCTTCTTGTTCTTGCTCTGATGAGATGACCTCCCACCGGAATTCGTGCACTGTTGAGGTGGGAAGCGTTGGAAGGGTATCATTTCTGATTGAGAATGAGAAGAATGAGAAGAATGAGACTCCGGTTCTTCAGCATTTGAATCCCAACAAGGCCAAAGATAAGGAGGAGGAGGTTGTGGTGCTGAGGAGGAGCAGCAGCAGCTGTGTTGAGATCAAGAGGCATGGTGGGTTTTGGAGAATTGGGAAGTTGTTTaggaagaaaaaggagaaggaTTGTGGGAGAAGTGTTGTTGGGTTTGATGAAAGGAATGAGATGTGGATGGTGGATCAAGGGGGTGTGTCTAGGTCCAGATCACTGTGCAGCTTCAGAGGGGGAGGGCTATTTGGATCTGAGGATGGTGGGGATTCAGTGCTTTCCGGTGCCAGAAGCTCAATTTCTGCAGCAAGGAGTTCTGGGGTTAATGGGGGTTTGATGTTGGAATCTGGGAGAAGAAGTGGATACAGTGAAGCTGAGCCTAGAAGGAGTGGTTTTGATGGGGAGAGGAGGGATTTCATGTTTGATTATGAAAGTGGCAATGATCTCAATCTCAAGGGTGGTGGGAAGAAGATGGATGGTGATGCGGGGTTCTATGGGGCAAATAGGCGTGTGTTTTCACTCAGGGAGAGTGATTTCAAAGGCATGGATGAGTCTAGCTTTATTGACTTGAAGCTTGATTACTCAGCAGAATCCAAGCATGAGTTTTCTGCTGCAAAGATGAGCAACCTTGGTGATGCCTTCTCTTCTTTTAGAGGTGCCAATTTCATGGCACATGATGGGGGCTTGGTAGGGGATGGAGTTTTAACCAATGGAGGCTCATGTAGAATCACTGTCAATGACAGAGGAATCAAAAGGGGAAGGAAAAGCATGAAGGGTTGGAGGTGGATTTTCAGATACCATTCAAATTGGGGAAGCTCAAGGAAAAGAGACGAACATTTTATGTTCAAAGCCTGA
- the LOC114174677 gene encoding uncharacterized protein LOC114174677, protein MYVTRPLSLFKKSLDALSLPPPEGPNSGILVIQDEEMEPTSCFGLGEFHEVKELPFPQNLNLKLFYRSGISLNRTTHYHHVAFIPVLNQPLSSNKYYVINLNSKKRGEAYINSKEEDLDTFCFYKAQTDVPLHPIDVSDTYQEFEIYPRRSKVTFRSGFSAKSVAPDGYPPRFLSRRWKVSASSASSDSSLSEASGVNEALRASKPEFKFSLAKRSSDSVAVGKWYCPFMFIKEGTHKTLKEEMRKSMFYEMTLEQKWEQIFSCENQNEVEKTVIVDAVVQKEVVVIAGWEAVIDEMDIAEGFLWFHSFNNVGEKRSVGLNTAVVERMKWEQERAGWDGGKEKQIRVRKVEEFKGTNRWKKFGCYVLVETFVLKALDGSTLLTYAFKHHDELRSKWE, encoded by the exons ATGTATGTGACTAGGCCTTTATCTCTGTTTAAGAAGTCTTTAGATGCTCTGTCATTGCCTCCACCAGAAGGCCCCAATTCTGGCATTTTGGTGATCCAAGATGAAGAGATGGAGCCAACCTCTTGTTTTGGGTTAGGAGAATTTCATGAGGTGAAGGAGTTGCCTTTCCCTCAAAATTTAAACCTTAAGTTGTTCTATAGATCAGGTATTTCACTCAATAGAACCACTCATTACCACCATGTTGCCTTCATCCCGGTTCTCAACCAACCATTGTCTTCCAACAAATACTATGTCATAAATCTAAATTCGAAGAAAAGAGG GGAAGCGTATATTAACTCAAAGGAGGAGGATTTGGACACATTCTGTTTCTACAAAGCTCAAACTGATGTACCACTGCATCCGATAGATGTGAGTGACACATATCAGGAGTTTGAGATATATCCTAGAAGAAGCAAAGTTACTTTCAGGAGTGGTTTTTCAGCTAAATCTGTTGCCCCAGATGGATACCCTCCAAGGTTTTTGAGCAGAAGGTGGAAAGTGAGTGCTTCGAGTGCTTCAAGTGATTCAAGTCTAAGCGAAGCATCAGGGGTGAATGAGGCCCTCCGTGCCAGCAAGCCAGAATTCAAATTCTCCTTAGCAAAAAGGAGTTCAGACAGCGTTGCTGTGGGAAAATGGTACTGCCCCTTCATGTTTATCAAGGAGGGAACTCACAAAACATTGAAGGAAGAAATGAGAAAGTCGATGTTTTATGAAATGACACTGGAGCAGAAATGGGAGCAAATCTTTTCATGTGAGAACCAGAATGAAGTGGAAAAGACTGTAATTGTGGATGCTGTGGTTCAAAAGGAAGTGGTTGTAATTGCTGGGTGGGAAGCTGTGATCGATGAAATGGATATTGCTGAAGGTTTTCTGTGGTTCCATAGTTTCAACAATGTTGGAGAAAAGAGAAGTGTGGGATTGAACACTGCAGTGGTCGAGAGAATGAAGTGGGAGCAGGAAAGAGCAGGTTGGGATGGAGGAAAAGAGAAGCAAATTAGAGTCAGGAAAGTGGAAGAATTTAAGGGGACTAATAGGTGGAAAAAATTTGGATGTTATGTGTTGGTAGAGACTTTTGTACTAAAAGCATTGGATGGAAGCACACTACTCACCTATGCTTTCAAACACCATGATGAACTTAGGAGTAAATGGGAATGA